The Chitinophagales bacterium genome has a window encoding:
- a CDS encoding DUF4199 domain-containing protein: MTQTHKTYGLVTALAMIIVNVIFYVTGLTFKTGWAGYVQYVPFLIGIILNAQAYSKANDANVTYGSVFTSGFKSSAITALVLLAWTFLSVYLIFPEMKDKSMEMAAEQMAKNPNMTDEQIEMGLEMTKKFFIPFMVGGVIFGTMFFGAIFSLIGAAFAKRNPAPKA; this comes from the coding sequence ATGACCCAGACACATAAAACATACGGCCTTGTAACAGCACTGGCAATGATCATCGTCAATGTTATCTTTTACGTAACAGGACTAACCTTTAAGACAGGCTGGGCAGGCTATGTCCAGTATGTACCCTTTCTGATAGGTATTATACTGAACGCGCAAGCTTATTCAAAAGCCAATGATGCCAATGTAACTTATGGCAGTGTATTCACCAGTGGTTTTAAAAGTAGTGCCATTACAGCGCTTGTATTGCTGGCATGGACTTTTCTTTCTGTCTACCTGATATTTCCTGAAATGAAAGACAAGTCGATGGAAATGGCAGCAGAGCAGATGGCCAAGAACCCGAATATGACCGATGAACAGATAGAGATGGGGCTTGAGATGACCAAAAAGTTCTTTATCCCATTCATGGTAGGCGGCGTCATTTTCGGTACGATGTTTTTTGGAGCTATCTTTTCCCTCATAGGTGCTGCTTTTGCTAAAAGGAACCCTGCACCAAAGGCCTAA
- a CDS encoding dihydroorotase, giving the protein MQVHILQAKITDTTSEFHNKVVDITIKDGIISKIAASAKKTGESSIEVDGKKVYTSAKSEGPISVSKGWVDIMADYAEPGHEQKETIQSGLAAAAAGGFTDVFLAPNTDPVVSTKSVVEFLLKKAAGNIVNLHPMGSISQNIEGKNLAEMMDMQAHGAIAFTDGWKPVQTSNLMLKALEYVKAFNGTLIQIPQDDSIASTGLMHEGAVSTRIGMAGIPPEAETIIIYRDLQLLKYTGSRLHFTGISTAAGLDMIRKAKKEKLNVTCSVTPYHLALTDEALVGYSSMYKVTPPLRTEKDRQALIKGLKDGTIDCITSHHRPQDWDAKVKEFEYAAYGMNIQEIAFNIALEGVGDKAELESIVDAFANKPREIFGLAQDGLQKGKPANMTLFSAKGKVVLNKMTSASANNPFIGKELPGKVIGVVNNNNIKLNQ; this is encoded by the coding sequence ATGCAAGTGCACATTCTACAGGCTAAGATCACTGACACGACGTCGGAATTTCATAACAAGGTCGTTGATATTACTATTAAAGATGGTATCATCAGCAAGATAGCCGCATCTGCAAAAAAAACCGGTGAAAGCAGTATAGAAGTAGATGGCAAAAAAGTATATACATCTGCTAAAAGTGAAGGCCCGATATCGGTAAGCAAAGGTTGGGTGGATATAATGGCAGACTATGCCGAACCGGGACATGAGCAGAAAGAAACGATACAAAGCGGCCTTGCTGCAGCGGCAGCCGGTGGTTTTACAGATGTATTCCTGGCACCAAATACAGACCCTGTAGTCAGCACAAAGTCAGTAGTTGAATTTTTACTGAAAAAGGCAGCAGGCAATATTGTAAACCTGCATCCTATGGGTAGTATTTCCCAGAATATCGAGGGTAAAAACCTGGCCGAGATGATGGACATGCAGGCACATGGTGCCATTGCATTTACTGATGGCTGGAAGCCGGTACAGACATCGAACCTGATGTTGAAAGCACTGGAATATGTAAAAGCATTCAATGGTACTTTGATACAAATACCGCAGGATGATTCCATAGCCAGCACAGGGCTGATGCATGAAGGAGCCGTGTCGACACGCATAGGTATGGCGGGTATACCACCTGAGGCAGAAACCATTATCATCTACCGTGACCTGCAGTTGCTGAAGTATACGGGTTCAAGGTTGCACTTTACAGGTATATCTACCGCCGCCGGCCTGGATATGATACGCAAAGCCAAAAAAGAAAAACTGAACGTTACCTGCTCCGTTACCCCCTACCACCTGGCACTGACCGATGAGGCACTGGTGGGTTACAGCAGCATGTATAAGGTAACACCACCGCTAAGAACAGAGAAAGACAGGCAGGCATTGATCAAAGGACTGAAAGATGGCACCATAGACTGCATCACATCGCACCACCGCCCGCAAGACTGGGATGCCAAAGTGAAAGAATTTGAATATGCGGCATACGGCATGAATATACAGGAGATTGCCTTCAACATTGCTCTTGAAGGTGTAGGCGATAAGGCAGAACTGGAAAGCATAGTGGATGCATTTGCCAACAAGCCACGCGAGATATTCGGCCTGGCCCAGGATGGACTGCAAAAAGGCAAGCCCGCCAATATGACCCTCTTCTCTGCAAAAGGAAAAGTTGTACTGAATAAGATGACATCCGCATCTGCCAACAATCCTTTTATTGGCAAAGAGCTACCCGGCAAAGTAATAGGCGTGGTGAATAACAACAATATCAAACTAAATCAATAA